A region from the Kryptolebias marmoratus isolate JLee-2015 linkage group LG9, ASM164957v2, whole genome shotgun sequence genome encodes:
- the LOC119617312 gene encoding uncharacterized protein LOC119617312 — protein sequence MASLPSDRLAVDPPFTHVGLDVFGPWNVKSLRTRANNTNCKRWAVMFTCLSTRAVHIEVIEAMSTSSFINALRRFLSIRGPVKHLRSDQGTNFIGACKELQINVQDPDIMSCLRDNSCTWTFNAPHSSHMGGVWERMIGLVRRILDGLLLQTSTTRLTHEVLVTLMAGVMAIMNSRPLVPISNDPEAPKVLSPAMLLTQKAGAVPTPPGDFELKDLYKAQWRQVQGLADCFWKRWRQEYLHTLQTRQRWRGETRNVKQGDVVLLKDNQVKRNEWPMGIVVKAIPSGDNRVRKVEVNIVKQGTVKTYLRPVSDVIVLLSETATDV from the coding sequence ATGGCTAGTTTGCCCTCTGACAGACTTGCAGTTGACCCACCATTCACTCATGTAGGCCTGGACGTCTTTGGACCTTGGAATGTCAAGTCTCTTCGCACAAGAGCAAATAACACCAACTGTAAACGGTGGGCGGTAATGTTCACTTGTCTCAGTACCAGGGCCGTGCATATAGAGGTCATAGAGGCAATGTCAACTTCGAGTTTCATAAATGCCTTACGCCGTTTCCTCTCAATCAGAGGACCTGTCAAACACTTACGATCAGACCAAGGAACAAACTTCATTGGTGCATGCAAGGAGTTGCAAATCAATGTGCAAGACCCAGACATCATGAGTTGTCTACGAGATAATAGCTGCACCTGGACATTCAACGCCCCACATTCATCTCACATGGGAGGAGTGTGGGAGAGAATGATTGGACTCGTTCGACGCATTCTTGATGGCTTGTTATTGCAGACCTCAACTACTCGCCTCACTCATGAAGTTTTGGTCACCCTCATGGCAGGGGTCATGGCCATAATGAACTCCAGACCCTTAGTTCCTATTTCAAATGATCCTGAAGCACCTAAAGTGCTCTCACCTGCAATGCTTTTAACGCAGAAAGCTGGTGCTGTTCCAACACCACCTGGAGACTTTGAATTGAAGGACCTTTACAAGGCCCAGTGGCGGCAAGTTCAGGGTCTCGCGGATTGCTTTTGGAAAAGATGGAGGCAAGAGTATCTTCATACACTCCAGACAAGGCAAAGGTGGCGGGGAGAAACACGAAACGTCAAACAGGGTGATGTTGTTCTCTTGAAGGATAATCAAGTAAAGCGCAATGAGTGGCCTATGGGTATTGTGGTCAAAGCCATTCCCAGTGGGGACAACAGAGTGAGAAAAGTTGAGGTTAACATTGTGAAACAAGGTACTGTTAAAACATATCTTAGGCCTGTTAGTGATGTAATAGTACTTTTGTCCGAAACTGCCACGGATGTTTAA